In Rosa rugosa chromosome 4, drRosRugo1.1, whole genome shotgun sequence, the genomic stretch GACTACTCTACTTCATCAAATGAGGCCCCATGGATTTTGACAGTTGGAGCAAGCTCCATTGACAGAAACATAAGAGCAACAGCACAGCTTGGAAATGGGCAAGAATATGACGGGGAATCAGTATTCCAGCCTAaagattttagttcaaaacagttACCTCTTGTTTATGCAGGTGACCATAGCCATGATTCATCAGCTCTTTGCGATGTAGGGTCCCTTACAAATGTTGAAGGGAAAGTAGTGGTGTGTGAGCTAGGTGGTGGAATTGGAAGAATTGCAAAAGGGGTAGAAGTGAAAAGAGCTGGTGGTGTTGCCATGATTCTTGTCAACCCAGACTTCGCTGGCTATACCACCATAGCAGACGCTCACGTGCTTCCTGCAACACATGTGAGTTACTCTGCAGGGGTGAGCATCAAAACCTATATAAACTCAACCTCAACTCCTACAGCAACAATCTTTTTCAAAGGCACTGTCATTGGTGATCAGCTTGCTCCGAAGGTCTCTTTCTTTTCATCGAGAGGACCAAGCCTCGCAAGTCCTGGCATTTTGAAACCTGACATTATTGGTCCCGGTGTGAGCATCCTAGCTGCATGGCCTTTTTCGGTGGACAATGCCACAGAATCTAAAGCCACATTTAACATTATTTCCGGTACTTCAATGTCATGCCCTCACCTAAGTGGCATTGTAGCCTTGCTCAAGAGCTCACACCCTGACTGGTCACCAGCTGCCATTAAGTCTGCCATCATGACAACTGCTGAAGTAAACAACCTCGCAGGCTCCGCCATAATGGATGAAACACTTTTTGCAGCAGACCTCTTTGCCATTGGTGCAGGTCATGTTAACCCTTCAAAAGCAAATGACCCTGGGCTCATCTACGACACGCAACCAGATGACTACATTCCTTACATGTGTGGTTTGAACTACACAGACCAACAGATAGCAATAGTCACCCAAAAATCAGTGAAATGCTCTGAAGTAGGAGCCATACCAGAAGCACAGCTAAATTATCCCACATTTTCTCTCTTTATAGATCCTGCTGGGAAGCCTCAGAATTACACAAGAACAGTGACGAATGTTGGCCCCGCTAAATCAACTTATGAATTAGCTGTTGTAAGTCCACATAACATAGACGTCAGTGTGCAACCTGAGGAGCTCACATTCACAGAGGTTAACCAGACAATGACGTATCATGTGGTGTTTACCGCACAAAAAGGTGCTGCAAAGGATGGTATAAAATTTTCTCAGGGATATCTGAGCTGGGTCTCTCGCCAGCATTCTGTTAGAAGCCCAATATCTGTGATCTTTGACACTTAATCAAACGACAACTTGGACATTGCTGAGGTTGTGATGATCAGGAGCACGAAGGTGATGCGGCTCGCCCAAAAGCTAAGATCTGTTTTTTATTCTCTTTGAAGTAACTGAATCAGAATAATTGTTTTCAATTTGGAGTTCAATGCAATAAAAGGTAATGATGTTTTATCTTTAGTTCTTAACTGGTTTTCAAAAAGTGAAACTTAGAACTACAACAAGAGAAGTTCACTAAGTACAGCAAAAGAAAGAAGGCAGTGTTTCCAAGAACATGAGAATAGGTAGGAAAAGAGCAAACCAGGCAACTTATCGACTGTGTCTTGTGTGTAGCTTGTGAGTGCAGCATTAAGTTAAAGCCTCAGCATATGACTTTCTTTGTTAAGATCACAACAGAATGAGAACCGGTGGACATGGATTTGTAATCCTGTGGACAGAGTCTCACGAGAATAATCTTCAAATAATTACTGATACTGTTCGTTACTACCTGCAAAGACAGAAGCAAAAGGCAATGTTCAAGGTGAAGGGACCAGTACTGGTTCTCTATTAAAAGTTTAGTTAAACCTCTAAATCTAAGAAGCTCAAAACATTTATAATGAATTAGTATGAAGAAAGATTAGAAGTATATCCAAATAGCTTTTCTTGAATACAAAAGAACTCCTTCAAAGACATATCTATCAGCAACATAGATTTAACCTCAAAGAAGATAATTCATTGCATATGACTTCTCTATTAATCTACTATTTCTACAAATATCGATACCTGTTGATATTTCCATGTCCTCAGTATTCTATCAATTGAATGCTGCCTACTCAATACATGTTTTTTCTATCTCAGCCAAAAGTTTGTTTCTCGTTTTGGATTTTGCATTTGTTTGTTATCAAGtataaaaattatattaatcTTTTGTGGCAGGTTTAGATGAGTTTTACAGGCCGATATACTAAAGCTGAAACTGAACATGCTTGACTTTAGCCAAACAATTTCTTTTGCATTTGGGTCATAAGTTAATTCAAAGGAGCAAAAAAGAGACCAAAATCAAACTCGTAGCTCTCGCCATTTAGCCAACCACAAGTCCA encodes the following:
- the LOC133745686 gene encoding subtilisin-like protease, with product MENKKCVVMQIIYLLGFSCMFYLSLAVAVEKVAVLEPQAETDSMQTFIVLVERPPSNFNAQSDHEDLESWYQSFLPQTIANSNQLVKPRMVYAYHNVATGFAAKLTGEEVEEMEKKDGFIYAHPERNLQLHTTHSPNFLGLQQGLGLWKGTNYGEGIIIGVLDTGITPGHPSFSDEGVLPPPAKWKGKCDFNGTFCNNKLIGARSFQGGNTTGAPPVDIAGHGTHTSSTAGGNFVKGANVFGMANGTASGMAPYAHLAMYQVCSEQGCSESDILAAIDTAIDDGVDVLSLSLGGGSATFYWDFIAIGAFAAIQKGIFVSCSAGNAGPDYSTSSNEAPWILTVGASSIDRNIRATAQLGNGQEYDGESVFQPKDFSSKQLPLVYAGDHSHDSSALCDVGSLTNVEGKVVVCELGGGIGRIAKGVEVKRAGGVAMILVNPDFAGYTTIADAHVLPATHVSYSAGVSIKTYINSTSTPTATIFFKGTVIGDQLAPKVSFFSSRGPSLASPGILKPDIIGPGVSILAAWPFSVDNATESKATFNIISGTSMSCPHLSGIVALLKSSHPDWSPAAIKSAIMTTAEVNNLAGSAIMDETLFAADLFAIGAGHVNPSKANDPGLIYDTQPDDYIPYMCGLNYTDQQIAIVTQKSVKCSEVGAIPEAQLNYPTFSLFIDPAGKPQNYTRTVTNVGPAKSTYELAVVSPHNIDVSVQPEELTFTEVNQTMTYHVVFTAQKGAAKDGIKFSQGYLSWVSRQHSVRSPISVIFDT